One segment of Drosophila mauritiana strain mau12 chromosome 3R, ASM438214v1, whole genome shotgun sequence DNA contains the following:
- the LOC117143249 gene encoding mitochondrial import inner membrane translocase subunit Tim17-A codes for MEEYAREPCPYRIVDDCGGAFAMGCIGGGVFQAIKGFRNAPSGLNRRLVGSIIAIKTRSPVIAGNFAVWGGMFSTIDCTLVHFRKKEDPWNSIISGAATGGILAARNGVPAMAGSAIIGGVLLALIEGVGILFTRISADQFKNPVPPADDPVALGDPGSNFSFESASNQTQYQ; via the exons ATGGAGGAATACGCTCGGGAACCTTGTCCCTACAGAATAGTTGATGATTGTGGTGGCGCATTTGCGATGGGATGCATAGGAGGCGGCGTATTTCAAGCAATAAAAGGATTTCGCAATGCACCTTCTGGCTTAAATAGAAGATTG GTGGGAAGCATTATTGCTATAAAAACACGGTCACCCGTTATAGCAGGCAATTTTGCTGTCTGGGGTGGTATGTTCAGTACCATTGATTGTACACTTGTCCACTTTCGAAAAAAAGAAGATCCGTGGAATTCGATTATAAGTGGCGCTGCAACTGGAGGAATATTAGCCGCTCGAAATG GCGTTCCAGCTATGGCAGGCAGCGCAATAATTGGGGGCGTACTCTTAGCTCTTATCGAAGGTGTCGGAATACTGTTCACAAGAATATCTGCTGACCAGTTTAAAAATCCGGTACCACCTGCAGATGACCCTGTAGCCCTTGGAGATCCTGGAAGtaatttttcatttgaatCCGCTTCTAACCAAACACAATATCAATAA